The Molothrus ater isolate BHLD 08-10-18 breed brown headed cowbird chromosome 2, BPBGC_Mater_1.1, whole genome shotgun sequence DNA segment TATCCTCTCTAACCTCCACAGCCACTGCACTTGCTAATAGTTAATGTGAAGAAGGCTATTGGaacatctttcttcttttgattGGCTTTGAGGTTGAAAACACTTCATCATGACCTAAAACTTTGATCTTGTATTACAACAtaaaagacacagaaatgttttgagtGTATCAGAAGAAGAAGACGATTTCTGTGTTAAGCCATTGGGCATCAGAGTGGCATTAACATCTGTTACAGAGGAAATATTTACTTGTGTTATATACAGATATTAAGTATTTATCTACTGCTCTGTAAAGGGACAGAGAGGTCCATTTGGttctaaaaacaaaaacctaGCTGGGAATCTTCCTGGCTGTTGATTTTTGACTTAAGGAACTGAAACTCTAGAAGTCTCAAATGCTCTTCACATTACATTATATTCAAAACGGCCAGCAGGATGGGACAGGTAAGATACTGAATGTCCTGGGCAAGCTAATGGAGAGGCTGGTAAAAAGTTCAATTATTAAGGGCTGAATGCAGTACTCTAGAGGACACTTTATAGAAAAGAGCGTTTTTCAAAACAAGAAGAATTGGTTTCAGTCTTTGAAGAGCTTACACATCAGACTGATAAAGACAACCGTGTAGATGCCATCAAAGTCCACGGGGCATCATCATGCAGGGCTTCACAGACGCTGGGCTTTCCAAGCCTGCCTTTTGCAGTATTCCCAATTCCCGGTGCAGTGACTGAGGacagccaccagcccagcccgTCCCGGTGGGCAGCCGCAGGGAAGCCCGGCCGCCTTGCACCGTCTCAGGTAAAGTTTCACCGCTCTCGCTCAGCTCTCCAGTGATCCGAAGGAAAAACTCCCAAGGTTTGAAGGCATCCAGCAGACCGACAAAGAGGCTGCAGTGGCCAGTCAGGCGGTAAACCTGGAAGTTTGGAACTAGAAGCGGAAACATGATCTGCCGGCggtgggtgggaaggggccGTTTCCCACACAACCGGCGGAGACAGCCCCGCAGGTGCCAGAGGAGGGGAGCAGCGGGTCCGTCCCTACGCGCCTCGGTGAGGGGGACGAGGACAAAGGGCGCTGCCAGCTCCCTCCGGCCGCCTTCCCCGGAGGAGGAGCGGcggggcaggcagcagcagcagggtcccCAGGCAGCCCCCGCCCCTCACAGCGCGGCCCCCGCGCTCTTCAcggggcgggcggcgccggGGCGGGGAAGGAGCCCGCGGTGTGAGGCGGCGCGAGGCGTTCCCGACGGGAATGCTCGGCGGAGCGGCCGTGAGGGGCCGCGCGGGCTGCCGGCATGTcggggccgcgctgcccgcAGTGCGCCCAGCCCTGCGTGTCGCCGcggctgctgccctgcctgcactcGCTGTGCGAGCCCTGCCTGCGCCGGCTCGGGCCGCCGGAGGGGCCGCCGGGCGCCGCCCGCCCCGTCCTGTGCCCGGTGTGCGACGCCGAGCTGTCGCTGCCGGCCGGCGGCGTGGGGCAGCTCCCCCCCGACTGCCTGGCCGGGAGCCGCGGCCGGGCCGCTGCTGGGTGCGACCTCTGCGCCGACGGGGCGGCGGCCGGGCGGTGCCTGACCTGCGGCCTCCGCCTCTGCCGCTTCTGCTGCCGGGCGCACAGGTGAGCGGCGGCGGgacggggacaccgggacaccgCGGCCGGGGGAGGGCGCAGCGGGCAGGGACCCGCTCAGGGCGAGCCGGAGCAAGAATTGGCGCGTCTCCCGGTTTTTACCCACCGCTCACCACCCCTGGCCAGAGGATGTCCGCAGGGATGCTCTGTACTCGGGTGGGGACAAGCAAGCTGCTagcatagaatcatagaatgtctggaattggaagggacctacaaggatcatcgagtccaagtCCTGGCCCAAGACAGCCCCAGGAATTTCATGAGCCTGTGAGTGTTGTCcacaaacacttcttgaacttcCTGGGAATAGGTCCATGTTATTGGCCATTGCGTCCAAAATCAGGCCACCCTTTGCCTGTAGTGGTGTCCACATGCTGGGTAGCACCTCAGTTTAGTGTCACTGGGCAACAGGCAGGGGTATGGGCAGGTATCAGCAGGACAAGAGCCTCACATGCTGTACTGTCCCGCTTTGGAAAAGACACATCTCCCCCAAAGGAAAAGGGGAGCGTTGAgttgctgctctgcctctctccacCTGCAGGACCATTTACTGTGTGTAAAGGCACCCTTAGGCAAACTCAAAGTCCTGTGGAAGTCCTGCCTAGTGTGGTTGCTACCTGTTGATGATCAACCCGTGGGCTTGCCTGCTACACGTTGTAGAATTATTGCAGAAACAAGAGGTAACTGCAGCAGAATTAGGAGctcaagaggagaggagtgcAGTGGCCTGTAAGCCAGGCAGAGGACAGACAGCACTAAAGAAAAGTGATGTAAAGCCTGAATGGCCTTCTGAAGGAAGGAGGTGACAGGCAGGATCAGAAAAACACCCAACAGCACAAGCCAGGGAAGCCTCAGCCTGGGTTAAGCAACTCAGCCTATTCCCTCCATGTTTGCTGCTCCTTTCTGCTTGATTAGCAAATTCTTTCCCCAGAAGGAACTGAGACAtattcctccctgccctgccccccTGCACATAGTAGTGCCTGTGGGGAAAATAGTTTAGGCTCTTAGTTACCTTTCCACTCCGGGTGTAATTTTCAGCATACCATTCTGATTAGGTAATGCCTCGTACCCCGTGGAGCTGCTGAAGAGTGATAAGAGACCTTGAATAgcagcctgctgctctgccagggataACTGCAGAagggagaaagcagcagaaaatttgTCCATGTGACCCTCTTTCTATAGTATTTACTGCTATCATTTTTTCACCCTACTGGCATCTACAGACTGTCACTTGATTTAGTTGATGTCAGAGCAGAACAAGGGCTGAGGAAAACCATTTTGAAAGGATTTCCTGGTGTGGAGGGAAGGTTTCTATGGTTCTGAGTGCTATGGTTGTGCTCCTTGGAACAAGTGAGAAAGATCTTAGGCTGAGGTCACGCAACATTGGAAGGCTTTGAAAATGTGGTGGATCTAAGGGAGGTTAGTGGGATGCAAAAGGGGAAGCATAAGAGCCTGTGGTGAGGTTGCTTTGTGTTACCAGAGCAACTCTGCAGAGCTTGGTCCTTGGAGTGTCTTTGGTTATGGCTTGGAGCTCCCATTGCACTGCCACAGGTCATTAGTGCAGGAGACAAATTAGGAGAGGGGGGTTTTACATCCTTCTCAAAAACGAACTCCCAGTGTCCAAAATAGCAGAGAATGGAAATATTCTAGTGCTGCCCTGTGACATGGTAGATGTCTGGGTTATAACAGGTTCTTTGTGTCCCATCTTTGGTCTCTTCTGAGCAGGACCTAACCTGGCAAGCAGAAGGAATCTGAATTTGACTTTTGGAATATtaaatgttttgctgtttgaCTGTCTTCTGGCAGTGGCCTGAACTAGATTTTCCCCTAAGGGATATTAGAGCTCACTTGCCTTGTGTCTGAAATCCAGGCTGACCATGCAGTCAGGGGGACTCCGggagcctgggagcagcccctAACAAGATCCTCCTTTGTGTGCAGCCTAGTTCTTGGGAGAGCACAAGTCCTTTCAGGAAATGTCACTGGAGACAGGAGGGAGCAGTGCACACTATGACTTGCAGCCCGTTGCAAATAGGCATTTGCAAAGGGTCtcagtttttgtgttttgtatcCAACATGCATAAAGTGATTGGTGTTTGCTCCTGCCTAGGAGACAGAAGAAAACGGCCTCCCAtgctgtgacagagctggagAACACCAAGGATTGCAGCCAGGCCGGGAAGCCTCTCCTGTGcccctcccatcccacagaggagctgcagctgttctgCGAGCAGTGTGACCAGCCCGTGTGCCGGGACTGCGTCCTGGGCAGACACCGTCAGCACCCCTGTGACTTCGCCGCCAATGTCATCCACAGGCACGGGGACGCCCTgcgggagctgctgcagagcagccagcagcgCTTGGACACCCTGGAGGATGTGCTGAGCCAGGTCGAGGAGATGGGCGGCGCTGTCCGCAGTCGCGCAGAGGCTGTGGCCGCGGAGATCTGCCTCTTTGCCAGGGGCTACGTGAAAGCCATTGAAGAGCACCGGGACCGGCTGCTGAAGCAGCTGGAGGACTTGAAGGTGCAGAAGGAAAACCTGCTGCACTTGCAGaaggcccagctgcagcagctgctgctggacatGAGGACAGGCGTGGAGTTCACGGAGCACTTGCTGATGAGCGGCTCAGATGTGGAGATCCTCGTCTCCAAAGGGGTGGTGTCCAGCCGTCTGACACAGCTCAACAGCGTTGCTTACAGCACCCACCCCAGTGTGGATGACAGGATCCACTTCTCCCCCCACgagagggcagggcagtgttGTGGCTATGAAGTTTTTGGGGCCATTCTTAATAAAGTGGTTGATCCAGCCAGATGTACCCTGCATGGGGAAGGTAATGGGGTGCTGTACAGCAGCTGAGTGGGAGTGCACTGCTCCCTGAAGTCACCCCTCTACTCTCTGTACCCACATGCTGTGCAGCTTCTGGCACTGTTGGCTCCCTGCTGTCCAGACATTGACCAGGGCAGAGGTAGAGCCCCAGCAGAGGTTGCACTGCCTGCCtatgggagctgtgctgggcagggaaccAGGCAGCTTTTCTCATCCAGATGTGCAGAGCATATGGCACTGCCCTCCACAACATCAGCAGCCTCAGCATGAGCCTCAGCCAAAGCCTATAACACACTGGGATTTTCTGGCTCACTTTGGGTT contains these protein-coding regions:
- the TRIM45 gene encoding tripartite motif-containing protein 45, whose protein sequence is MSGPRCPQCAQPCVSPRLLPCLHSLCEPCLRRLGPPEGPPGAARPVLCPVCDAELSLPAGGVGQLPPDCLAGSRGRAAAGCDLCADGAAAGRCLTCGLRLCRFCCRAHRRQKKTASHAVTELENTKDCSQAGKPLLCPSHPTEELQLFCEQCDQPVCRDCVLGRHRQHPCDFAANVIHRHGDALRELLQSSQQRLDTLEDVLSQVEEMGGAVRSRAEAVAAEICLFARGYVKAIEEHRDRLLKQLEDLKVQKENLLHLQKAQLQQLLLDMRTGVEFTEHLLMSGSDVEILVSKGVVSSRLTQLNSVAYSTHPSVDDRIHFSPHERAGQCCGYEVFGAILNKVVDPARCTLHGEDLHSARQNQLSGFTLLCRDTAGERLGRGGEAVRVTITHKDKRDCAVKPTVCDNGDGTYCISYSPEEPGLYAVCVCVKGQHVQGSPFTLMVKPKFREHQGVFHCCTFCSSGGQKAARCACGGTMPGGYQGCGHGHKGHPGCHHWSCCGQVKESSECLCGPPSDTSQRSLLRTVAL